A genome region from Chryseobacterium sp. G0186 includes the following:
- a CDS encoding GNAT family N-acetyltransferase — MKPEFENIPLAKTDKRFEIEFNGHYAFIDYRETTHQIALIHTEAEPELAGTGAAAAVVEKTLHYIEESGKKLLPFCPYVFAFIKKHPEWKRIVDEKFEGYNKL, encoded by the coding sequence ATGAAACCAGAATTTGAAAATATCCCCCTAGCAAAAACCGATAAAAGATTTGAAATAGAGTTCAATGGGCACTATGCATTTATTGATTATCGTGAGACCACTCATCAAATTGCTTTAATACATACTGAAGCTGAACCGGAATTGGCGGGAACAGGTGCAGCAGCAGCTGTAGTGGAAAAAACATTGCATTATATTGAAGAAAGTGGCAAAAAGCTTCTTCCGTTCTGTCCTTATGTTTTTGCCTTTATCAAAAAACATCCTGAGTGGAAACGTATTGTTGATGAAAAATTTGAGGGATACAATAAACTTTAA
- a CDS encoding pirin family protein yields the protein MSNIGLIIEEKAADIGNFLVGRLLPFREKRAVGPFVFIDHMGPSELKEYQNLDVPPHPHIGLSTLTYLLEGSIFHRDSIGSAIEIKPGAVNWMTAGKGVVHSERTPEYLRHSDKRLHGFQIWVGLPKHLEQSEPSFHHIEENEIPVWEEDGIQYKLIAGEAFGRTSPVPVHSKLFFIEIKTKEPKKISIGKDLYGEAAMYVLDGTVTTDGNSYGSKQLMIAKDTKLCEFDMSENGTVYLFGGEPFDEERFIFWNFVNSDKDMIDQAKVNWNDQNHDAFPLVPGDEQEYVPLPKSILNRK from the coding sequence ATGTCAAATATCGGACTTATCATTGAAGAAAAAGCAGCAGATATCGGAAATTTTCTGGTAGGAAGACTTCTTCCGTTCCGTGAAAAAAGAGCTGTTGGGCCTTTTGTTTTTATAGACCACATGGGACCGTCTGAACTAAAGGAGTATCAAAACCTTGATGTTCCGCCCCATCCGCATATCGGGTTATCTACCTTAACGTATCTTCTTGAGGGATCTATTTTCCACAGAGACAGTATCGGAAGCGCTATTGAAATAAAACCGGGTGCGGTAAACTGGATGACCGCCGGAAAGGGTGTTGTACATTCAGAAAGAACTCCCGAATATCTTAGACACAGTGATAAAAGACTACACGGATTTCAGATCTGGGTAGGGCTTCCTAAACATCTTGAGCAGTCTGAACCTAGTTTCCATCACATTGAAGAGAACGAAATTCCTGTTTGGGAAGAGGATGGAATTCAATATAAATTAATTGCTGGAGAAGCCTTTGGCAGAACCTCTCCCGTTCCCGTACACAGCAAGCTGTTTTTCATTGAGATCAAAACAAAAGAACCGAAGAAGATCAGTATCGGAAAAGACCTTTACGGAGAGGCAGCGATGTATGTTTTGGACGGAACGGTAACTACGGATGGAAATTCTTATGGTTCAAAGCAACTCATGATTGCTAAGGACACCAAGCTTTGTGAGTTTGATATGAGTGAAAACGGTACGGTTTATCTTTTTGGTGGTGAGCCTTTTGATGAAGAACGTTTTATCTTCTGGAACTTCGTGAATTCTGACAAAGACATGATTGACCAGGCTAAGGTAAACTGGAATGATCAGAATCATGATGCATTTCCTTTGGTTCCGGGTGACGAACAGGAATATGTTCCACTTCCAAAATCTATTTTAAACAGAAAATAA
- a CDS encoding (4Fe-4S)-binding protein: METHEYPNGDITVIWQPHKCIHSAVCVKMLPKVYNPKDRPWINAENATPEELQKQIDQCPSGALSYTFNTEK, from the coding sequence ATGGAAACACACGAATATCCCAATGGTGACATTACAGTCATCTGGCAGCCCCACAAGTGTATCCACTCGGCTGTATGTGTAAAAATGCTTCCAAAAGTCTATAATCCAAAAGACAGACCTTGGATAAATGCAGAGAACGCAACTCCCGAAGAGCTTCAAAAACAGATAGATCAATGCCCATCTGGTGCATTAAGTTATACATTCAATACAGAAAAATAA
- a CDS encoding sodium:solute symporter — MNPGTILLLFVFIYFVGLLVISYFTSRNSDNQSFFIGNKKSKWWLVAFGMIGTSLSGVTFISVPGTVGKMTGSEYIFGGFEYYMMVIGFFIGYFIVAAVLLPLYYKMNLTSIYTYLGKRFNVEAHKIGSIFFIISRAIGATARLYLVVNVLQIFLLEGLGVPFWVTSLVLLLMVLLYTFEGGVKTIVITDTLQTSFMIISLVACIVYILSNLNLSFGEAYTILEQKNYTHFINFDPNSKTFFLKTILGGIFITIAMTGLDQEMMQKNISVDSLKNSKKNMLTFAGTLLLVNLAFLFLGGLLYLFALQHGAEYGAIKSETVTNIFGFKDASGNIKNIMGDDLFPALSLQGYFPMTISVIFIIGLISALFPSADGALTAVTSSYCVDLLNLNEDKTKTEKEKKRLRMKVHLTFTVVFFILIMVFKALNDKSIVYLIMEVAGYTYGPLLGLFAFGIFTKFQISKKYSILTVTILAPIVTYLINFAVTAYTDYRIGVELIILNGLLTFIGLWLVKNKQHLRVV, encoded by the coding sequence ATGAATCCAGGAACTATCCTTTTGCTATTCGTATTTATCTACTTTGTTGGTCTTTTGGTGATCTCTTATTTCACCAGCCGAAATTCTGATAACCAGTCTTTTTTTATCGGTAACAAAAAAAGTAAATGGTGGCTCGTTGCATTCGGGATGATAGGAACCAGTTTAAGTGGGGTTACCTTTATTTCAGTTCCGGGAACTGTAGGAAAAATGACCGGTTCCGAGTATATTTTTGGTGGTTTTGAATATTATATGATGGTAATAGGTTTTTTCATCGGATATTTCATTGTTGCCGCCGTCTTATTACCTCTCTATTATAAGATGAATCTGACTTCCATTTACACCTATTTAGGGAAAAGATTCAATGTGGAGGCGCATAAGATCGGTTCTATATTTTTTATAATTTCCAGGGCAATTGGTGCTACCGCGAGATTATATTTAGTTGTGAATGTTTTACAAATATTTTTACTTGAGGGACTGGGTGTTCCATTTTGGGTAACTTCCCTTGTCCTTTTACTGATGGTCCTTCTCTATACTTTTGAGGGTGGTGTAAAAACCATTGTCATTACTGATACTTTACAAACCTCTTTTATGATCATCAGCCTGGTAGCGTGTATTGTTTATATTCTTTCCAATCTAAACCTATCTTTTGGCGAGGCCTATACAATCCTGGAGCAGAAAAACTACACTCATTTCATCAATTTTGATCCCAATTCCAAGACATTCTTCCTTAAGACTATCCTGGGTGGAATTTTTATTACGATTGCCATGACCGGATTGGATCAGGAGATGATGCAGAAAAACATTTCTGTAGATAGCCTTAAGAATTCAAAGAAGAACATGCTGACTTTTGCAGGAACTCTTCTTTTGGTTAATCTTGCATTCCTCTTCTTGGGAGGCTTGCTTTATCTTTTTGCCCTGCAACATGGTGCAGAATATGGAGCAATAAAGTCCGAAACAGTTACGAATATCTTTGGATTTAAAGATGCTTCAGGGAATATTAAAAATATCATGGGAGACGACCTTTTCCCTGCCTTATCCCTTCAGGGCTATTTCCCGATGACCATTTCTGTTATTTTCATTATTGGATTGATTTCAGCGTTATTCCCGTCAGCAGATGGTGCCCTTACTGCTGTGACAAGCTCATATTGCGTAGATTTATTAAACCTTAATGAAGATAAGACCAAAACTGAAAAAGAGAAAAAACGACTTCGTATGAAGGTACATTTGACATTTACTGTGGTTTTCTTTATTCTGATTATGGTTTTTAAGGCGTTAAATGATAAATCTATTGTATACCTGATCATGGAAGTTGCCGGATATACTTATGGACCGCTTCTAGGACTTTTTGCCTTTGGAATTTTTACGAAATTTCAGATTTCCAAAAAGTACTCTATCCTTACCGTAACTATTTTGGCTCCTATTGTAACCTATTTGATCAATTTTGCCGTTACCGCTTATACAGATTACAGGATTGGGGTGGAACTGATTATCCTTAATGGCCTGCTTACATTTATCGGTTTATGGCTGGTGAAAAACAAACAACATTTGAGGGTTGTTTAA
- a CDS encoding transketolase family protein yields MKYTYTEKKDTRSGFGAGLAELADKNPNVVALCADLIGSLKMEKFIEKAPERFYQVGIAEANMMGLAAGLSITGKIPFTGTFANFSTSRVYDQIRQSIAYSGKNVKICASHAGLTLGEDGATHQVLEDIGMMKMLPGMTVINPCDYNQTKAATLAIADHEGPVYLRFGRPTVPVFIPEDMPFEIGKGIMLQEGTDVTIVATGHLVWESLVAADELEKEGISCEVINIHTIKPLDEEIILKSVEKTGKIVTAEEHNYLGGLGESVAGMLARKRPTRQEFVAVNDTFGESATPAELMKKYKIDAEAVKEAVKRILA; encoded by the coding sequence ATGAAATATACATATACAGAAAAAAAGGACACTCGTTCAGGATTCGGAGCCGGATTAGCAGAACTTGCCGACAAAAACCCTAATGTAGTAGCACTTTGTGCAGACCTTATCGGTTCTTTGAAAATGGAGAAATTCATTGAAAAAGCTCCTGAAAGATTCTATCAGGTAGGTATTGCAGAAGCCAATATGATGGGACTTGCTGCAGGTCTTAGCATTACAGGAAAAATTCCTTTCACAGGAACTTTTGCTAACTTCTCTACTTCAAGAGTATATGACCAGATCCGTCAATCTATTGCTTACTCTGGTAAGAATGTAAAAATCTGTGCATCTCACGCAGGTCTTACTTTAGGCGAAGACGGAGCTACTCACCAGGTATTGGAAGACATCGGTATGATGAAAATGCTTCCTGGAATGACGGTAATCAACCCTTGTGACTACAATCAGACAAAAGCAGCTACGCTTGCTATTGCTGATCACGAAGGTCCTGTATATTTAAGATTCGGTAGACCTACTGTTCCTGTATTTATCCCTGAAGATATGCCTTTCGAAATTGGAAAAGGAATTATGCTTCAGGAAGGTACTGATGTAACAATTGTTGCAACAGGACACCTTGTATGGGAATCTCTTGTAGCTGCTGACGAGCTTGAGAAAGAAGGTATTTCTTGTGAGGTGATCAACATCCACACGATTAAGCCTCTTGATGAAGAGATCATCTTAAAGTCTGTTGAAAAAACAGGTAAAATTGTAACAGCTGAAGAGCACAACTACCTTGGTGGTTTAGGAGAATCTGTTGCAGGAATGCTTGCAAGAAAAAGACCTACAAGACAAGAATTTGTAGCGGTAAATGATACTTTCGGAGAATCTGCAACCCCTGCAGAATTGATGAAGAAGTATAAAATTGATGCTGAAGCAGTGAAGGAAGCTGTAAAGAGAATTTTAGCTTAA
- a CDS encoding OsmC family protein, with the protein MAVTVKASLGKTKYYTEVTAGENTIITDEPIDKGGQNKGFNPMEILATSLASCTAATLRMYIERKEWDVENINVEVELENFPLTKRAVFTRDISFEGILDDEQTKRLHTIADACPVHKILTNEIEILTKFS; encoded by the coding sequence ATGGCGGTAACGGTAAAAGCAAGTTTAGGAAAAACAAAATATTATACAGAGGTAACGGCCGGTGAAAACACGATCATTACTGATGAACCTATAGATAAAGGCGGACAGAACAAAGGTTTCAATCCCATGGAAATCCTGGCTACTTCCCTGGCAAGCTGTACAGCAGCAACCCTGAGAATGTACATTGAAAGAAAGGAATGGGATGTGGAAAACATCAATGTAGAAGTGGAACTTGAAAACTTCCCGTTAACCAAAAGAGCTGTTTTCACAAGAGACATCAGCTTTGAGGGAATTCTGGATGATGAGCAGACGAAAAGACTGCACACCATTGCTGATGCCTGCCCTGTTCATAAAATATTAACCAACGAGATAGAAATATTAACTAAATTCTCATAA
- a CDS encoding GNAT family N-acetyltransferase, which yields MIEVKQNNDEKHGSFEAFIDGKRAGMMTYTWAGEERFIIDHTEVEEAYNGKGVGKDMLLAAVDFARKNGKKIIPLCPFAKASFQKSEELQDVLVN from the coding sequence ATGATCGAAGTAAAACAAAACAACGACGAAAAACACGGAAGTTTTGAAGCTTTTATAGATGGAAAACGCGCAGGAATGATGACATACACCTGGGCAGGAGAAGAAAGATTTATTATAGACCACACTGAGGTGGAAGAAGCCTACAACGGAAAAGGTGTAGGCAAGGATATGCTTTTAGCAGCAGTAGACTTTGCCAGAAAGAATGGGAAGAAGATTATCCCTCTCTGCCCTTTTGCTAAGGCAAGCTTCCAGAAAAGTGAGGAACTGCAGGACGTTTTAGTGAATTAA
- a CDS encoding transketolase encodes MSKSIEELKSLATQIRRDILRMVHAVNSGHPGGSLGCTEYFTALYGKVMNYNLPFTMEGKNEDHFYLSNGHISPVFYSTLARFNFFPVAELKTFRKLDSRLQGHPTTHEGLPGIRIASGSLGQGLSVALGVAEGKKLDGDQSLVYTLHGDGELQEGQIWEALMYAAAKKVDNIISTIDYNGRQIDGDTDDVLSLGNLHAKLEAFGWIVLEEKNGNDLEAVIGILERAKTETGKGKPVAIMLHTEMGAGVDFMMGSHAWHGKAPNDEQLDTAFKQLYLEAPADY; translated from the coding sequence ATGAGTAAAAGTATTGAAGAGTTAAAATCTCTTGCTACGCAGATCAGAAGAGACATTTTAAGAATGGTTCATGCTGTAAATTCAGGACACCCGGGCGGAAGTTTAGGTTGTACAGAGTACTTCACAGCGCTTTACGGGAAAGTAATGAACTATAATCTTCCTTTCACTATGGAGGGCAAAAATGAAGACCATTTTTATCTATCAAATGGGCACATTTCACCGGTATTCTACTCTACTTTGGCAAGATTTAACTTCTTCCCGGTAGCTGAATTGAAGACTTTCAGAAAGCTTGATTCAAGATTACAGGGACACCCTACTACTCACGAAGGTCTTCCAGGAATCAGAATCGCTTCAGGTTCTCTTGGACAAGGTCTTTCTGTAGCTCTTGGTGTGGCTGAAGGCAAAAAATTGGATGGAGACCAGTCTCTTGTTTACACTCTTCACGGAGATGGTGAGCTTCAGGAAGGTCAAATCTGGGAAGCATTAATGTATGCTGCTGCTAAAAAAGTAGACAACATTATTTCTACTATTGACTACAACGGACGTCAGATTGATGGAGATACAGATGATGTATTAAGCCTAGGAAATCTTCATGCTAAGCTTGAAGCTTTCGGATGGATTGTTTTAGAAGAAAAGAACGGGAACGATCTTGAAGCTGTAATTGGTATCCTTGAGAGAGCAAAAACAGAAACAGGAAAGGGAAAACCAGTAGCCATTATGCTTCATACTGAGATGGGTGCCGGAGTAGACTTTATGATGGGATCTCATGCTTGGCATGGTAAGGCTCCTAATGATGAGCAATTGGATACAGCATTCAAGCAATTATATTTAGAAGCTCCTGCTGATTACTAA
- a CDS encoding TMEM175 family protein yields the protein MTKGRLEAFSDGVLAIIITIMVLELKVPEGSSWASLKPMLPKFLAYIFSFIYVGIYWNNHHHLFQTVRKVNGSILWANLHLLFWLSLMPIATEWIGTTGFAENPVATYGLGLIMCAIAYTILENLIIRNEGESSKLKEAIHSKTKEYISIIFYVLGIATSFFYPYIAIGFYYIVALIWLIPDRRIEKSLKDN from the coding sequence ATGACTAAGGGAAGACTGGAAGCTTTCAGTGATGGGGTTTTAGCGATCATCATCACTATTATGGTCCTTGAACTGAAAGTCCCTGAGGGAAGTAGCTGGGCTAGTCTCAAACCGATGCTTCCAAAGTTTTTGGCTTATATTTTCAGTTTTATCTATGTAGGAATTTACTGGAACAATCATCATCATTTGTTCCAGACTGTAAGAAAGGTAAATGGCAGTATTCTTTGGGCTAACCTGCATCTTTTGTTCTGGTTATCTCTAATGCCTATTGCCACAGAATGGATCGGTACAACCGGTTTTGCAGAAAATCCGGTAGCAACCTATGGTCTAGGGCTCATCATGTGTGCCATTGCCTACACTATTCTGGAGAATCTGATCATCCGTAACGAGGGTGAAAGTTCAAAGCTGAAAGAAGCTATTCATTCTAAAACCAAGGAGTATATCTCCATCATATTTTACGTCCTCGGGATCGCTACTTCATTTTTTTATCCTTATATTGCCATAGGTTTTTATTATATCGTGGCTCTCATATGGCTGATTCCGGACCGAAGAATCGAAAAATCATTAAAAGACAATTAA
- a CDS encoding DUF4870 domain-containing protein, translating to MDNKTLSIVSYITVFGWLISFILGKEKSNGFLKYHLKQSLGLVIFSIALSIVVNILFMVTSLEILGILGLLPLILAIIGIINAANEVEKPLPLIGKMAEDKFSFIG from the coding sequence ATGGACAACAAAACATTATCTATTGTATCATATATTACTGTTTTCGGATGGTTAATTTCTTTTATTTTGGGAAAAGAAAAATCTAACGGTTTTTTAAAATACCACTTGAAACAATCTTTAGGATTGGTGATTTTTTCCATTGCTTTATCCATTGTTGTCAATATTTTATTTATGGTTACAAGCCTGGAAATTTTGGGAATACTTGGTCTTTTACCTTTGATACTTGCTATTATTGGAATTATTAATGCAGCCAATGAAGTTGAAAAACCATTACCTTTAATCGGAAAAATGGCTGAAGATAAATTTTCTTTTATCGGGTAA
- a CDS encoding DUF3829 domain-containing protein: MKKILTAVGILILTFSAVSCDKLEKIKEKLSQKDNTVQVNPFSVNSGDDNRDIISFNNKVVKMDDAHSDFIKNLQNSLTQMDEYVKNATGNPQYSVISPIFTPTVMMWAGQEIKAPNVLGKDFQILVDKMKDTASQLQTLKKELEVYKDAEDWKDDKGKKVTEISEKAEKLIQENRNSANELFTKLTPRADKAELEVLKDHPLKKQIIQSRETMELAQKIIDDSYDIKDLNTYKQKFSQQYIKMEELYTRNIDEKIPSSEAQKEKSYTAFNNSVNDFMGKMRIVQRSLNENSKELNNDLDDMEREAGFVLDRYNNFVD, translated from the coding sequence ATGAAAAAAATATTAACTGCTGTAGGAATACTTATTCTTACTTTTTCTGCTGTATCCTGTGATAAACTGGAAAAAATTAAAGAGAAGCTTTCTCAGAAAGATAATACAGTACAAGTAAACCCTTTTAGTGTTAATTCCGGAGATGATAATAGGGATATTATTTCTTTTAACAATAAAGTGGTGAAGATGGATGATGCGCACTCGGATTTCATTAAAAACCTTCAGAATTCATTGACGCAGATGGATGAATATGTAAAGAATGCAACAGGCAATCCACAGTATTCCGTTATTTCTCCAATATTTACGCCTACTGTAATGATGTGGGCAGGACAGGAAATAAAGGCTCCTAATGTCTTGGGGAAAGATTTTCAGATACTTGTGGATAAAATGAAAGATACTGCTTCACAGTTACAAACATTGAAGAAAGAACTTGAAGTGTATAAGGATGCAGAAGACTGGAAAGATGATAAGGGAAAGAAAGTCACTGAAATTAGTGAAAAGGCAGAGAAGCTTATTCAGGAAAATCGTAATTCGGCGAATGAATTGTTTACAAAACTCACCCCAAGAGCTGATAAAGCAGAATTGGAGGTTCTTAAGGATCATCCACTAAAGAAACAGATTATACAATCAAGAGAAACGATGGAGCTGGCTCAGAAAATAATTGATGATTCCTATGATATAAAAGATCTGAATACGTATAAACAAAAATTTTCCCAGCAATATATAAAGATGGAAGAGCTATATACGCGAAACATTGATGAAAAAATTCCATCTTCAGAGGCTCAAAAAGAGAAAAGTTATACCGCTTTTAATAATTCGGTTAATGATTTTATGGGTAAAATGAGAATTGTACAACGTAGCCTGAATGAAAATAGTAAAGAACTTAATAATGATCTTGATGATATGGAGAGGGAAGCAGGTTTTGTTTTGGACCGCTATAATAATTTTGTAGACTGA
- a CDS encoding DUF4303 domain-containing protein encodes MDFEILKQQIETAAKQAFLELYKKHGAENIYSFALYSDEGAMTVCPSANTLETLKGMDEEAATYYKYEPAEWMYEMQGAEDGFNDICTQLREELERNEDNDEWFNDFQTKLYSTCIGVLEKLKNENFFKNIIGKDIFLIFTVSDYEFEKKDLKDIIIRLNDNEYKDEYLEWMDTWGN; translated from the coding sequence ATGGATTTTGAGATTTTAAAACAACAAATAGAAACGGCAGCAAAACAAGCTTTCTTAGAATTGTATAAAAAGCATGGTGCTGAAAATATCTACAGTTTTGCATTGTACAGCGATGAGGGAGCAATGACCGTATGTCCATCTGCCAATACCCTGGAAACCCTTAAAGGTATGGATGAGGAGGCTGCAACCTATTACAAATACGAACCCGCAGAATGGATGTATGAAATGCAGGGTGCTGAGGATGGTTTTAATGATATTTGCACTCAATTAAGGGAAGAGCTGGAGAGGAATGAAGATAATGATGAATGGTTTAATGATTTTCAAACGAAGCTTTATTCTACATGTATCGGAGTATTGGAAAAACTTAAAAATGAAAATTTCTTCAAGAATATTATAGGCAAGGATATTTTCCTGATATTCACTGTTTCAGATTATGAATTTGAAAAAAAAGATCTGAAAGATATCATTATCAGACTTAATGATAATGAATATAAAGATGAATATCTGGAGTGGATGGATACCTGGGGCAATTAA
- a CDS encoding helix-turn-helix transcriptional regulator, which translates to MIAIDECLRFLYFHFMKLKFSFLYFIIFLSTLWPAQNTYFDDLKNQLSKDNISVVEKFKIYNELTEYYRVSDQYPIAEQYVQQQLKLAKNERNYTEEVKALVQEGIIKLNQSEYSKVPQIIDAADAAAHKTNDKIAPLYAAYLNIYYNNALGDSENTIILIQKTLPEVEKQASETLLNAKLNYLLYGVHSELDDAENATKYAQKAAELAQKSENKNMLSSAYSALAVCYSFRYDKTGDIKDLEPVIAICKKAVSLYHQYPGHVSAHAHAMALLNLANYYLSYPAITPEIRKEIQDKANEILMLTKHTTYNQSLQAGALGILSNLASRDQNDALSEQYLLKAEQILLTQQPVYYHVMINIVSDLAKLYAKQKNYQKAYEYQNKVTEYNNLLYNDRQAETTKRLEAQYQFQKKESELKILTEKTSSLKKEKLLYIGLGIIGVIGAFFMFRSYHYKLRYSIEREKKLNTEKHDAELQVKLQAEEQARLKAEQELLTLQQQKLQSEVLASQLHIQHKNEVLQQLQTKLSDTDVNIHKVVKEENRVDNDFEKIKFTIQELHPDFFKNINDRAKQKLTPLDLKYCAYLYLGMDTKQIANLLNVEPKSVRMTKYRLKKKFGLDENTALDTFFQIVFSN; encoded by the coding sequence ATGATAGCAATTGATGAATGTCTGCGTTTTTTGTACTTTCACTTCATGAAACTGAAGTTCTCTTTTTTATATTTTATCATTTTTCTATCTACTCTGTGGCCAGCACAGAATACTTACTTTGATGATCTTAAAAACCAATTGAGCAAGGACAATATTTCTGTTGTGGAAAAATTTAAAATCTATAATGAACTTACAGAATACTACAGAGTCAGTGATCAATATCCTATTGCTGAACAATATGTTCAACAGCAATTAAAACTGGCTAAAAATGAGCGCAATTATACTGAAGAGGTAAAAGCACTTGTTCAGGAAGGCATTATCAAACTTAATCAATCCGAATACAGCAAGGTTCCTCAGATTATTGATGCTGCCGATGCAGCTGCTCATAAAACCAATGATAAAATAGCACCTCTATATGCCGCTTATTTGAACATTTACTACAACAATGCCTTAGGAGATTCGGAAAATACCATTATACTCATCCAAAAGACTCTTCCTGAGGTTGAAAAGCAAGCCTCAGAGACTTTACTGAATGCAAAGCTTAATTATCTTTTATATGGCGTCCACTCAGAACTGGATGATGCTGAAAATGCTACAAAATACGCACAGAAAGCAGCCGAACTCGCCCAAAAATCTGAAAATAAAAACATGCTGAGTTCAGCTTATTCTGCATTGGCAGTCTGCTACTCTTTCCGTTATGATAAAACGGGTGATATAAAGGATCTTGAACCTGTTATAGCCATTTGTAAAAAGGCAGTTTCACTTTATCATCAGTATCCGGGACATGTTTCAGCTCACGCTCACGCTATGGCACTTCTTAATCTCGCCAACTACTACCTTAGCTATCCGGCTATTACTCCAGAAATCCGAAAAGAAATTCAGGATAAGGCCAATGAAATCCTAATGCTTACCAAGCACACTACCTATAATCAAAGTCTTCAGGCAGGAGCTCTCGGAATTCTAAGCAACCTTGCCAGTCGCGATCAAAATGATGCTTTATCTGAACAATATCTTTTAAAGGCCGAACAAATTCTCCTTACACAGCAGCCTGTATATTACCATGTCATGATTAATATCGTATCTGATCTTGCAAAACTGTATGCAAAGCAAAAAAACTATCAAAAAGCATACGAGTATCAGAACAAGGTAACAGAATACAACAATCTTCTTTATAATGATAGGCAAGCAGAAACAACAAAAAGGCTGGAAGCACAATATCAATTCCAAAAAAAGGAATCTGAGCTGAAAATACTTACAGAAAAAACTTCCAGTTTAAAGAAAGAAAAGCTTTTATATATTGGATTGGGAATTATAGGAGTCATAGGAGCATTTTTTATGTTCAGGTCCTATCATTATAAATTGAGATACTCCATAGAAAGAGAGAAAAAACTGAATACAGAAAAGCACGATGCCGAACTTCAGGTAAAGCTACAAGCCGAAGAACAGGCGAGATTAAAAGCAGAACAGGAACTGCTTACCCTACAACAACAAAAACTCCAGAGTGAGGTTTTGGCCAGTCAGCTTCATATCCAACATAAGAATGAAGTTCTTCAGCAGCTTCAAACAAAATTATCTGATACTGACGTCAATATTCATAAGGTTGTAAAGGAGGAAAATCGTGTAGACAATGACTTTGAAAAGATTAAATTTACTATTCAGGAACTGCATCCCGATTTCTTTAAAAATATAAATGACCGAGCAAAGCAAAAGCTTACCCCTTTGGATCTAAAATACTGTGCCTACCTCTATCTTGGAATGGATACCAAACAGATCGCCAATCTTCTCAATGTAGAACCTAAAAGTGTAAGAATGACCAAATACAGGCTGAAAAAAAAATTCGGACTGGATGAAAACACAGCTTTGGATACCTTTTTCCAAATTGTATTTTCTAACTAG